A portion of the Nitratidesulfovibrio sp. SRB-5 genome contains these proteins:
- a CDS encoding MucR family transcriptional regulator, giving the protein MTESYLKEALDIVKAQASVRTMTEDEITTMVRRLAEGIRTLSEGGALPESGDGAAMDPKKAIKEKSITCCECGKSFKILTKKHLATHGFTPETYREKCGYKKGTPLVCKSLQRERRKKMRDMKLWERRGA; this is encoded by the coding sequence ATGACGGAGAGTTATCTGAAGGAGGCTCTGGACATCGTGAAGGCGCAGGCCAGTGTCCGGACCATGACCGAAGACGAGATCACCACCATGGTCCGGCGCCTTGCGGAAGGCATCCGGACCCTGAGCGAAGGTGGTGCGCTGCCCGAGAGCGGCGATGGCGCCGCAATGGACCCCAAGAAGGCCATCAAGGAAAAGTCCATTACCTGCTGCGAGTGCGGCAAGTCGTTCAAGATACTGACCAAGAAGCATCTGGCGACGCACGGGTTCACCCCTGAAACGTACCGCGAGAAGTGCGGCTACAAGAAGGGCACTCCGCTGGTCTGCAAGTCGTTGCAGCGTGAACGTCGCAAGAAGATGCGCGACATGAAGCTGTGGGAACGCCGCGGGGCGTAG
- a CDS encoding cobyrinate a,c-diamide synthase: MTRPAERDAAPTHSSMPSTPQPPVRMPVLVVAGTHSGCGKTTATLALMAALTRRGLRVQPLKAGPDYIDPGLHAAVTGRPGWNLDGWMCGPQGVRRSFARAVRSGEPHGPSSNAPRNAPDIAVIEGVMGLYDGASADGGQGSTAEVAALLDAPVLLVADVRGMSRSAAALVGGYTRFDPALRFAGVVCNRVGGPGHRDLLRGALATHCPEVPLLGLLSRDEALGLPSRHLGLAQAHELEWAALATRLADWFEAGLAAAGQSLDGLLARCTPMASIASGTDGTETDGTDGASMTSGAPAPDAPHATADTLTTPSPAPASNSTRATRATAAHLIEGPARRVRIGIARDAAFSFLYPENLFLLEEAGAEPVLLSPLDDTELPRGLGGLLLPGGYPELHAARLAANAPMLAAVRALAAQGRPVHGECGGFMYLMRSITDTHGTRHAMTGCLPARCRMDARLRALGYREAETLHGSPFGPAGTVLRGHEFHYSHLETAPEETPFGPVGQSGQSGQSGQFMWNLRDRNGTPLAPEGLCAGSVSGSYVHLHFGSNPAVARAFVAACAAPGDIPCP, encoded by the coding sequence ATGACCCGCCCGGCGGAGCGCGACGCGGCGCCCACGCACTCCTCCATGCCCTCCACCCCACAGCCGCCCGTCCGCATGCCCGTCCTTGTGGTGGCGGGCACCCACAGCGGCTGCGGCAAGACCACGGCCACGCTGGCCCTGATGGCCGCCCTGACCAGGCGCGGCCTGCGCGTGCAGCCCCTGAAGGCCGGGCCGGACTACATCGACCCCGGCCTGCATGCCGCCGTAACCGGCCGCCCCGGCTGGAACCTGGATGGCTGGATGTGCGGCCCGCAAGGGGTGCGCCGCTCGTTCGCCCGCGCAGTGCGGTCCGGTGAGCCGCACGGACCGTCGAGCAACGCGCCCCGCAACGCACCGGACATCGCCGTCATCGAAGGCGTCATGGGCCTGTACGACGGCGCATCCGCCGACGGGGGACAGGGCTCCACGGCAGAGGTGGCCGCCCTGCTGGACGCCCCGGTGCTGCTGGTGGCCGACGTGCGCGGCATGTCGCGTTCGGCGGCGGCGCTGGTGGGGGGCTACACCCGGTTCGATCCGGCCCTGCGCTTTGCCGGGGTGGTCTGCAACCGGGTGGGCGGCCCCGGCCACCGCGACCTGCTGCGCGGGGCGCTGGCCACCCATTGCCCGGAAGTGCCCCTGCTGGGCCTGCTGTCTCGCGATGAAGCCCTTGGCCTGCCCTCGCGCCATCTGGGGCTGGCCCAGGCCCACGAACTGGAATGGGCGGCCCTTGCCACCCGGCTGGCCGACTGGTTCGAGGCCGGGCTGGCCGCTGCCGGGCAAAGCCTGGACGGCCTGCTGGCCCGCTGCACGCCCATGGCATCCATTGCGTCCGGGACAGACGGGACAGAGACAGACGGGACAGACGGGGCCTCAATGACATCCGGGGCACCTGCACCCGACGCCCCACACGCCACGGCGGATACCCTGACCACGCCATCGCCCGCCCCCGCGTCCAACTCCACCCGCGCCACCCGCGCCACCGCCGCGCATCTGATCGAAGGTCCGGCGCGCCGGGTGCGCATCGGCATCGCCCGCGATGCGGCCTTCTCGTTCCTGTACCCGGAAAACCTGTTCCTGCTGGAGGAGGCCGGGGCAGAGCCGGTGCTCCTTTCACCGCTGGACGACACGGAACTGCCACGCGGCCTCGGCGGCCTGCTGCTGCCCGGCGGCTACCCGGAACTGCACGCCGCGCGCCTGGCCGCCAACGCCCCCATGCTGGCCGCCGTACGCGCCCTGGCCGCACAGGGTCGACCGGTGCACGGGGAATGCGGCGGCTTCATGTACCTGATGCGCTCCATCACCGACACGCACGGCACCCGCCATGCCATGACCGGCTGCCTGCCCGCCCGGTGCCGCATGGATGCACGGCTGCGCGCCCTGGGCTACCGCGAGGCGGAAACCCTGCACGGCTCACCCTTCGGCCCGGCGGGCACGGTGCTGCGCGGCCACGAATTCCACTATTCGCACCTGGAGACCGCACCGGAAGAGACGCCCTTCGGCCCTGTCGGGCAATCCGGGCAATCCGGCCAATCCGGCCAATTCATGTGGAACCTGCGCGACCGCAACGGCACGCCGCTGGCCCCGGAAGGGCTGTGCGCGGGTTCGGTGTCCGGCTCTTACGTGCACCTGCATTTCGGCTCCAACCCCGCCGTGGCGCGCGCCTTCGTGGCTGCCTGCGCCGCCCCCGGAGACATCCCATGCCCCTGA
- a CDS encoding precorrin-8X methylmutase translates to MPLTPDAPATGAASASGSIDADPRLQPAFTPDAIEARSFAIIDEEAGEPKPFTGRAWEVARRLVHTCADFDILPHLHLPDAAINAGVAALARCCAIYTDTEMARAGMPLRRLAPLGCTVACLHALPGTAERAQERGTTRARAAMELAGDRLGGAIVAVGNAPTALLALLDHLAAGGPPPALVVAMPVGFVNAAESKELFLERAAALSQYGPQGLPCLALRGRKGGSPLAAATVNALAEMALRERG, encoded by the coding sequence ATGCCCCTGACCCCCGACGCCCCGGCAACCGGCGCGGCCTCCGCTTCCGGCTCCATCGACGCGGACCCGCGCCTGCAACCCGCCTTCACGCCCGACGCCATCGAGGCCCGTTCCTTCGCCATCATCGACGAGGAAGCAGGAGAACCCAAGCCCTTCACGGGCCGGGCCTGGGAGGTGGCGCGGCGGCTGGTGCACACCTGCGCCGATTTCGACATCCTGCCCCACCTGCACCTGCCGGATGCGGCCATAAATGCCGGTGTGGCCGCCCTTGCGCGCTGCTGCGCCATCTACACCGACACGGAAATGGCCCGCGCGGGCATGCCCCTGCGCCGCCTTGCCCCGTTGGGCTGCACCGTGGCCTGCCTGCACGCCCTGCCCGGCACGGCGGAACGCGCGCAGGAACGCGGCACCACCCGCGCCCGCGCCGCCATGGAACTGGCGGGCGACCGGCTGGGCGGGGCCATCGTGGCCGTGGGCAACGCCCCCACCGCGCTGCTGGCACTGCTGGACCATCTGGCGGCGGGCGGCCCGCCCCCGGCGCTGGTGGTGGCCATGCCGGTTGGCTTCGTCAACGCTGCGGAATCCAAGGAACTGTTTCTGGAACGTGCCGCCGCGCTGTCCCAGTACGGCCCGCAGGGGCTGCCCTGCCTGGCCCTGCGGGGCCGCAAGGGCGGCTCGCCCCTGGCCGCCGCCACCGTCAACGCCCTGGCGGAAATGGCCCTGCGCGAACGGGGGTGA
- a CDS encoding methyl-accepting chemotaxis protein has protein sequence MFRNLSLKWKILIVALAGPVIVSAIMAWQRVDDIRTGAEEAILQKSRAVVLMAEATRNEMGRKLEIGLMRPLDELPKDKVMDAVPVVTAMRMAAQNAAQAGYEFRVPKVQPRNPANTPTPLELSTMQEMERGNLAEKIIRTPDKIYYFRPIKLTKDCLFCHGDQAGTPDVVGGTKEGWKAGETHGAFVVISSLEKAHEQVTQARIAVAGWTLLVLALLFAVIWVILNRGIIGPLLRIRQFAGQVAGGALDARAEGDYAAELGEVKGAIETMVGNLKQKMQEADQRRADADAHASRAEAALAEAREQEARVNDLLQRMTSVAGEASTIAQQVSLAAEALSAQVEQVSAGAEQQSARAGETATAMEEMNATVLEVARSSGSSAQSADEAKSKAQEGERVVSGAVEAISQVHEQAQALQGEMTTLGKQAEDIGRIMDVISDIADQTNLLALNAAIEAARAGDAGRGFAVVADEVRKLAEKTMNATKEVGQAIQSIQAGARNNIKGMETAAAAVTEATRMARESGQALQSIVSLSEENSDQVRSIATAAEQQSATSEEINRAVEDISRIASETAEGMNQAAGAVLKLAGLAKALERQIDQLTHGSSN, from the coding sequence ATGTTTCGCAATCTCAGCCTGAAGTGGAAAATCCTCATCGTGGCGCTGGCCGGGCCGGTCATCGTGTCCGCCATCATGGCCTGGCAGCGCGTGGACGACATTCGTACCGGGGCTGAAGAGGCGATTCTCCAGAAAAGCCGGGCCGTGGTGCTCATGGCCGAGGCAACCCGCAACGAGATGGGCCGCAAGCTCGAAATCGGGCTGATGCGCCCGCTGGACGAACTGCCCAAGGACAAGGTGATGGACGCGGTGCCCGTGGTCACCGCCATGCGCATGGCCGCCCAGAACGCCGCGCAGGCGGGCTACGAATTCCGCGTGCCCAAGGTGCAGCCGCGCAACCCCGCCAACACGCCCACTCCGCTGGAACTTTCGACCATGCAGGAGATGGAGCGCGGCAACCTGGCGGAAAAGATCATCCGCACGCCTGACAAGATTTATTATTTCCGCCCCATCAAGCTGACCAAGGATTGCCTGTTCTGCCACGGCGACCAGGCCGGAACCCCCGACGTGGTGGGGGGCACCAAGGAAGGCTGGAAGGCGGGCGAGACCCATGGCGCCTTCGTGGTCATCAGTTCGCTGGAAAAGGCGCACGAGCAGGTCACGCAGGCGCGCATTGCCGTTGCCGGGTGGACCCTGCTGGTGCTGGCGCTGTTGTTCGCGGTGATCTGGGTGATCCTGAACCGGGGCATCATCGGGCCGCTGCTGCGCATCCGCCAGTTTGCCGGGCAGGTGGCCGGGGGCGCGCTGGACGCCCGCGCCGAGGGCGACTACGCCGCCGAACTGGGCGAAGTGAAGGGCGCCATAGAAACCATGGTGGGCAACCTGAAGCAGAAGATGCAGGAAGCCGACCAGCGCCGCGCCGACGCCGACGCCCACGCCTCCCGCGCGGAAGCGGCCCTGGCCGAGGCCCGCGAGCAGGAAGCCCGGGTCAACGACCTGTTGCAGCGCATGACCTCGGTGGCCGGAGAGGCTTCCACCATCGCCCAGCAGGTGTCGCTGGCGGCAGAGGCCCTGTCCGCCCAGGTGGAACAGGTTTCCGCCGGGGCGGAGCAGCAGTCCGCCCGCGCAGGCGAGACGGCCACGGCCATGGAGGAAATGAACGCCACCGTGCTCGAGGTGGCGCGCAGTTCCGGCAGCTCCGCCCAGAGCGCCGACGAGGCCAAATCCAAGGCCCAGGAGGGCGAACGGGTGGTCAGCGGCGCGGTGGAGGCCATCAGCCAGGTGCACGAGCAGGCCCAGGCCCTGCAAGGCGAAATGACCACCCTCGGCAAGCAGGCCGAGGACATTGGCCGGATCATGGACGTGATTTCGGACATCGCCGACCAGACCAACCTGCTGGCCCTGAACGCCGCCATCGAGGCGGCCCGCGCCGGTGACGCCGGGCGCGGCTTTGCCGTGGTGGCCGACGAGGTGCGCAAGCTGGCCGAAAAGACCATGAACGCCACCAAGGAAGTGGGCCAGGCCATCCAGTCCATTCAGGCCGGGGCACGCAACAACATCAAGGGCATGGAGACGGCGGCCGCCGCCGTGACCGAGGCCACGCGCATGGCCCGTGAATCGGGGCAGGCGTTGCAGAGCATCGTGTCCCTTTCGGAGGAAAACTCCGATCAGGTACGCTCCATCGCCACCGCCGCCGAGCAGCAGTCCGCCACCAGCGAGGAGATCAACCGCGCGGTGGAGGACATCAGCCGCATCGCCTCGGAAACGGCAGAGGGCATGAACCAGGCCGCCGGGGCCGTGCTGAAGCTGGCCGGGCTGGCCAAGGCCCTGGAGAGGCAGATCGATCAGTTGACCCACGGCTCGTCCAACTGA